The Chloroflexota bacterium genome has a window encoding:
- a CDS encoding 4Fe-4S dicluster domain-containing protein — protein MRIQLSAAKVHNDFIRKVEEMSGQDLLKCYQCGECSAGCPAAFAMDLLPNQVIRLLQLGEHEAVLQSKTIWLCAACQQCYTRCPKGVDLSRIMEVVRDLLMTERGDKIVIEKLPAETLAEFPQQAFISGFRKYTA, from the coding sequence ATGCGAATCCAACTGTCCGCTGCCAAAGTCCACAACGACTTCATCCGCAAGGTGGAGGAGATGAGCGGGCAGGACCTGCTCAAATGCTACCAGTGCGGCGAGTGCTCGGCGGGGTGCCCGGCTGCCTTCGCCATGGACCTCCTCCCCAATCAGGTAATCCGCCTTCTACAACTCGGCGAACACGAGGCCGTCCTACAGTCCAAGACCATCTGGCTGTGCGCGGCGTGCCAGCAGTGCTACACCCGTTGCCCCAAAGGCGTGGACCTTTCGCGCATCATGGAAGTCGTGCGAGACCTGCTGATGACCGAACGCGGGGACAAAATCGTCATAGAGAAACTTCCCGCCGAGACGCTTGCGGAATTCCCCCAGCAGGCTTTCATCAGCGGCTTCAGGAAATACACAGCGTAG